In Populus trichocarpa isolate Nisqually-1 chromosome 16, P.trichocarpa_v4.1, whole genome shotgun sequence, a genomic segment contains:
- the LOC18106008 gene encoding uncharacterized protein LOC18106008 isoform X2, whose protein sequence is MIDQFINFVIRPPRADYNPDQYLWEKDFTLAGRAYKRQDLELTNARGHTLRCSHYLPSPLPEDTHLPCVIYCHGNSGCRADANEAAVILLPSNITVFALDFSGSGLSDGDHVSLGWHERDDLKVVVSYLRSNKQISRIGLWGRSMGAVTSLLYGAEDPSIAGMVLDSAFANLFDLMMELVDVYKIRLPKFTVKMAVQYMRRVIQKKAKFDIMDLNCLKAAPKTFIPALFGHASEDKFIQPHHADLIFNSYAGDKNIIKFDGDHNSSRPQFYYDSVSIFFFNILHPPQTSASSNKLERYYDLGDLKVSAGMDESLLYEIITGLRSACTDVASSSSVPLSIPTKKPVSELLYEIAPFANIVDSVANENAGPCSDEPSNLQGKPNGQSEDCCSYTSSNRESWGRCSSLGGSDEEYPSECRAVDNSHEAFATPLRSIQQKSPDPAKEEEKKEKKKKKKALTVPKKLKGDKFEKLEAFSKRLRHCILRRGNHQRHCSS, encoded by the exons ATGATTGATCAGTTCATCAATTTTGTAATTCGCCCTCCCAG GGCGGATTACAACCCAGATCAGTATTTATGGGAGAAGGATTTCACTCTTGCTGGTAGAGCATACAAGAGACAAGACTTGGAG CTTACCAATGCAAGGGGTCATACCTTGCGATGCAGTCATTACTTGCCTTCGCCTTTACCTGAAGATACTCACCTTCCTTGCGTTATATACTGTCATGGAAACAG TGGATGTAGAGCAGATGCAAATGAGGCTGCTGTAATTCTTCTTCCATCAAATATCACTGTTTTTGCTCTTGATTTTTCGGGTTCTGGCTTATCTGATGGTGATCATGTGAGCCTTGGTTGGCATGAG AGAGATGACCTCAAAGTAGTGGTCTCGTATCTAAGAAGCAACAAACAAATATCACGTATAGGCCTCTGGGGACGATCCATGGGTGCAGTCACTAG CCTTCTTTATGGAGCAGAAGATCCATCTATAGCTGGGATGGTTCTGGATAGTGcctttgcaaatttatttgatCTAATGATGGAACTTGTTGATGTGTACAAAATCAGGCTTCCAAAATTTACA GTTAAGATGGCTGTACAGTACATGCGACGAGTGATTCAGAAGAAGGCAAAATTTGATATTATGGATCTTAACTGCCTAAAG GCAGCACCCAAAACATTCATTCCTGCTCTATTTGGGCATGCTAGCGAGGACAAATTCATTCAACCCCACCATGCTGACCTCATCTTTAACTCCTATGCA GgggataaaaacattataaaatttgatgGGGACCACAACTCTTCTCGACCACAGTTTTATTATGATTCggtttccattttctttttcaacatcCTTCACCCTCCTCAAACTTCAGCTTCTTCAAATAAGCTTGAGAGATATTACGATTTGGGTGATTTGAAAGTCAGTGCTGGCATGGATGAG agccTCTTATATGAGATAATCACAGGCCTACGTTCAGCCTGTACCGATGTTGCAAGTTCTTCTTCTGTTCCTCTTAGCATTCCAACCAAGAAACCTGTGAGCGAACTTCTCTATGAAATTGCACCGTTTGCTAATATAGTG GATTCTGTGGCTAACGAAAATGCTGGGCCTTGCAGCGATGAGCCATCAAATTTGCAG GGAAAGCCAAATGGCCAGAGTGAGGACTGTTGCTCATATACAAGCTCTAATAGAGAGAGTTGGGGAAGATGCTCCTCCCTGGGAGGCAGTGATGAAGAATATCCTTCTGAATGCAGAGCTGTGGACAATAGCCATGAG GCATTTGCAACACCTCTAAGAAGCATACAACAAAAATCTCCAGACCCagcaaaggaggaggagaagaaggagaagaagaagaagaagaaagctctCACAGTGCCGAAGAAGCTCAAGGGTGACAAATTTGAAAAGCTTGAGGCTTTCAGCAAACGTCTACGACATTGCATTCTAAGGAGGGGAAACCACCAAAGGCATTGTTCTTCATGA
- the LOC18106009 gene encoding myb family transcription factor PHL7 isoform X3, whose product MTMDPINGGNSLNNNPNLASKQRLRWTHELHERFVDAVAQLGGPDRATPKGVLRVMGVQGLTIYHVKSHLQKYRLAKYLPDSSSDGKKVDKKETGDVLSNSDGSSGMQITEALKLQMEVQKRLHEQLEVQRQLQLRIEAQGKYLKKIIEEQQRLSGVLEDVPGSGVSAPVSGDNCPVSDNKTDPATPAPTSESPLQDKVAKECAPTKSLSIDESFSSQHEPLTPDSRCNTGSPAESPRGERSLKKQMVSMGVAFGKPEMVLTHQILESSLNSYPQPHSAFLTREQFDPSSGLSMGNEDQSEVLGSDL is encoded by the exons ATGACAATGGATCCCATCAATGGAGGGAACAGTCTCAACAACAATCCTAATCTTGCCTCAAAGCAACGATTGCGTTGGACTCATGAGCTTCACGAACGCTTTGTTGATGCTGTGGCTCAGCTTGGTGGGCCAGATC GGGCTACACCTAAAGGTGTTCTCAGAGTCATGGGTGTGCAAGGCTTAACAATTTACCATGTTAAAAGCCATTTACAG AAATATCGACTTGCAAAATACCTTCCCGACTCCTCATCCGATG GGAAAAAAGTGGACAAGAAGGAAACAGGGGATGTGCTTTCCAATTCGGATGGTTCTTC TGGAATGCAAATTACAGAAGCACTCAAGCTGCAGATGGAGGTGCAAAAGCGTCTACATGAGCAATTGGAG GTGCAGAGACAGCTACAATTACGCATAGAAGCCCAAGGGAAGTATTTGAAGAAGATAATTGAAGAGCAACAACGATTGAGCGGAGTTCTTGAAGATGTGCCTGGTTCAGGGGTCTCTGCCCCAGTATCAGGTGACAACTGCCCAGTATCTGACAACAAAACAGACCCAGCAACCCCTGCCCCAACTTCTGAATCACCCCTCCAAGACAAGGTTGCCAAGGAATGTGCCCCAACAAAGAGCCTTTCAATTGATGAATCATTCTCCTCTCAGCACGAGCCATTAACACCAGATTCACGTTGCAATACTGGTTCCCCAGCAGAGAGCCCTAGAGGTGAGAGGTCACTGAAGAAGCAAATGGTAAGCATGGGTGTAGCATTTGGTAAACCAGAGATGGTTCTTACACACCAGATATTGGAGTCGAGCTTAAATTCCTATCCACAACCGCACTCTGCCTTCTTGACCAGAGAGCAATTCGATCCTTCATCTGGGTTATCAATGGGAAACGAAGATCAATCGGAGGTCTTAGGCAGTGACCTTTAG
- the LOC18106009 gene encoding myb family transcription factor PHL7 isoform X2, with amino-acid sequence MDLDCEAMTMDPINGGNSLNNNPNLASKQRLRWTHELHERFVDAVAQLGGPDRATPKGVLRVMGVQGLTIYHVKSHLQKYRLAKYLPDSSSDVDKKETGDVLSNSDGSSGMQITEALKLQMEVQKRLHEQLEVQRQLQLRIEAQGKYLKKIIEEQQRLSGVLEDVPGSGVSAPVSGDNCPVSDNKTDPATPAPTSESPLQDKVAKECAPTKSLSIDESFSSQHEPLTPDSRCNTGSPAESPRGERSLKKQMVSMGVAFGKPEMVLTHQILESSLNSYPQPHSAFLTREQFDPSSGLSMGNEDQSEVLGSDL; translated from the exons ATGGATCTGG ATTGTGAAGCTATGACAATGGATCCCATCAATGGAGGGAACAGTCTCAACAACAATCCTAATCTTGCCTCAAAGCAACGATTGCGTTGGACTCATGAGCTTCACGAACGCTTTGTTGATGCTGTGGCTCAGCTTGGTGGGCCAGATC GGGCTACACCTAAAGGTGTTCTCAGAGTCATGGGTGTGCAAGGCTTAACAATTTACCATGTTAAAAGCCATTTACAG AAATATCGACTTGCAAAATACCTTCCCGACTCCTCATCCGATG TGGACAAGAAGGAAACAGGGGATGTGCTTTCCAATTCGGATGGTTCTTC TGGAATGCAAATTACAGAAGCACTCAAGCTGCAGATGGAGGTGCAAAAGCGTCTACATGAGCAATTGGAG GTGCAGAGACAGCTACAATTACGCATAGAAGCCCAAGGGAAGTATTTGAAGAAGATAATTGAAGAGCAACAACGATTGAGCGGAGTTCTTGAAGATGTGCCTGGTTCAGGGGTCTCTGCCCCAGTATCAGGTGACAACTGCCCAGTATCTGACAACAAAACAGACCCAGCAACCCCTGCCCCAACTTCTGAATCACCCCTCCAAGACAAGGTTGCCAAGGAATGTGCCCCAACAAAGAGCCTTTCAATTGATGAATCATTCTCCTCTCAGCACGAGCCATTAACACCAGATTCACGTTGCAATACTGGTTCCCCAGCAGAGAGCCCTAGAGGTGAGAGGTCACTGAAGAAGCAAATGGTAAGCATGGGTGTAGCATTTGGTAAACCAGAGATGGTTCTTACACACCAGATATTGGAGTCGAGCTTAAATTCCTATCCACAACCGCACTCTGCCTTCTTGACCAGAGAGCAATTCGATCCTTCATCTGGGTTATCAATGGGAAACGAAGATCAATCGGAGGTCTTAGGCAGTGACCTTTAG
- the LOC18106009 gene encoding myb family transcription factor PHL7 isoform X1: protein MDLDCEAMTMDPINGGNSLNNNPNLASKQRLRWTHELHERFVDAVAQLGGPDRATPKGVLRVMGVQGLTIYHVKSHLQKYRLAKYLPDSSSDGKKVDKKETGDVLSNSDGSSGMQITEALKLQMEVQKRLHEQLEVQRQLQLRIEAQGKYLKKIIEEQQRLSGVLEDVPGSGVSAPVSGDNCPVSDNKTDPATPAPTSESPLQDKVAKECAPTKSLSIDESFSSQHEPLTPDSRCNTGSPAESPRGERSLKKQMVSMGVAFGKPEMVLTHQILESSLNSYPQPHSAFLTREQFDPSSGLSMGNEDQSEVLGSDL from the exons ATGGATCTGG ATTGTGAAGCTATGACAATGGATCCCATCAATGGAGGGAACAGTCTCAACAACAATCCTAATCTTGCCTCAAAGCAACGATTGCGTTGGACTCATGAGCTTCACGAACGCTTTGTTGATGCTGTGGCTCAGCTTGGTGGGCCAGATC GGGCTACACCTAAAGGTGTTCTCAGAGTCATGGGTGTGCAAGGCTTAACAATTTACCATGTTAAAAGCCATTTACAG AAATATCGACTTGCAAAATACCTTCCCGACTCCTCATCCGATG GGAAAAAAGTGGACAAGAAGGAAACAGGGGATGTGCTTTCCAATTCGGATGGTTCTTC TGGAATGCAAATTACAGAAGCACTCAAGCTGCAGATGGAGGTGCAAAAGCGTCTACATGAGCAATTGGAG GTGCAGAGACAGCTACAATTACGCATAGAAGCCCAAGGGAAGTATTTGAAGAAGATAATTGAAGAGCAACAACGATTGAGCGGAGTTCTTGAAGATGTGCCTGGTTCAGGGGTCTCTGCCCCAGTATCAGGTGACAACTGCCCAGTATCTGACAACAAAACAGACCCAGCAACCCCTGCCCCAACTTCTGAATCACCCCTCCAAGACAAGGTTGCCAAGGAATGTGCCCCAACAAAGAGCCTTTCAATTGATGAATCATTCTCCTCTCAGCACGAGCCATTAACACCAGATTCACGTTGCAATACTGGTTCCCCAGCAGAGAGCCCTAGAGGTGAGAGGTCACTGAAGAAGCAAATGGTAAGCATGGGTGTAGCATTTGGTAAACCAGAGATGGTTCTTACACACCAGATATTGGAGTCGAGCTTAAATTCCTATCCACAACCGCACTCTGCCTTCTTGACCAGAGAGCAATTCGATCCTTCATCTGGGTTATCAATGGGAAACGAAGATCAATCGGAGGTCTTAGGCAGTGACCTTTAG
- the LOC18106009 gene encoding myb family transcription factor PHL7 isoform X4, protein MDLGATPKGVLRVMGVQGLTIYHVKSHLQKYRLAKYLPDSSSDGKKVDKKETGDVLSNSDGSSGMQITEALKLQMEVQKRLHEQLEVQRQLQLRIEAQGKYLKKIIEEQQRLSGVLEDVPGSGVSAPVSGDNCPVSDNKTDPATPAPTSESPLQDKVAKECAPTKSLSIDESFSSQHEPLTPDSRCNTGSPAESPRGERSLKKQMVSMGVAFGKPEMVLTHQILESSLNSYPQPHSAFLTREQFDPSSGLSMGNEDQSEVLGSDL, encoded by the exons ATGGATCTGG GGGCTACACCTAAAGGTGTTCTCAGAGTCATGGGTGTGCAAGGCTTAACAATTTACCATGTTAAAAGCCATTTACAG AAATATCGACTTGCAAAATACCTTCCCGACTCCTCATCCGATG GGAAAAAAGTGGACAAGAAGGAAACAGGGGATGTGCTTTCCAATTCGGATGGTTCTTC TGGAATGCAAATTACAGAAGCACTCAAGCTGCAGATGGAGGTGCAAAAGCGTCTACATGAGCAATTGGAG GTGCAGAGACAGCTACAATTACGCATAGAAGCCCAAGGGAAGTATTTGAAGAAGATAATTGAAGAGCAACAACGATTGAGCGGAGTTCTTGAAGATGTGCCTGGTTCAGGGGTCTCTGCCCCAGTATCAGGTGACAACTGCCCAGTATCTGACAACAAAACAGACCCAGCAACCCCTGCCCCAACTTCTGAATCACCCCTCCAAGACAAGGTTGCCAAGGAATGTGCCCCAACAAAGAGCCTTTCAATTGATGAATCATTCTCCTCTCAGCACGAGCCATTAACACCAGATTCACGTTGCAATACTGGTTCCCCAGCAGAGAGCCCTAGAGGTGAGAGGTCACTGAAGAAGCAAATGGTAAGCATGGGTGTAGCATTTGGTAAACCAGAGATGGTTCTTACACACCAGATATTGGAGTCGAGCTTAAATTCCTATCCACAACCGCACTCTGCCTTCTTGACCAGAGAGCAATTCGATCCTTCATCTGGGTTATCAATGGGAAACGAAGATCAATCGGAGGTCTTAGGCAGTGACCTTTAG
- the LOC18106009 gene encoding myb family transcription factor PHL7 isoform X5 yields the protein MDLGATPKGVLRVMGVQGLTIYHVKSHLQKYRLAKYLPDSSSDVDKKETGDVLSNSDGSSGMQITEALKLQMEVQKRLHEQLEVQRQLQLRIEAQGKYLKKIIEEQQRLSGVLEDVPGSGVSAPVSGDNCPVSDNKTDPATPAPTSESPLQDKVAKECAPTKSLSIDESFSSQHEPLTPDSRCNTGSPAESPRGERSLKKQMVSMGVAFGKPEMVLTHQILESSLNSYPQPHSAFLTREQFDPSSGLSMGNEDQSEVLGSDL from the exons ATGGATCTGG GGGCTACACCTAAAGGTGTTCTCAGAGTCATGGGTGTGCAAGGCTTAACAATTTACCATGTTAAAAGCCATTTACAG AAATATCGACTTGCAAAATACCTTCCCGACTCCTCATCCGATG TGGACAAGAAGGAAACAGGGGATGTGCTTTCCAATTCGGATGGTTCTTC TGGAATGCAAATTACAGAAGCACTCAAGCTGCAGATGGAGGTGCAAAAGCGTCTACATGAGCAATTGGAG GTGCAGAGACAGCTACAATTACGCATAGAAGCCCAAGGGAAGTATTTGAAGAAGATAATTGAAGAGCAACAACGATTGAGCGGAGTTCTTGAAGATGTGCCTGGTTCAGGGGTCTCTGCCCCAGTATCAGGTGACAACTGCCCAGTATCTGACAACAAAACAGACCCAGCAACCCCTGCCCCAACTTCTGAATCACCCCTCCAAGACAAGGTTGCCAAGGAATGTGCCCCAACAAAGAGCCTTTCAATTGATGAATCATTCTCCTCTCAGCACGAGCCATTAACACCAGATTCACGTTGCAATACTGGTTCCCCAGCAGAGAGCCCTAGAGGTGAGAGGTCACTGAAGAAGCAAATGGTAAGCATGGGTGTAGCATTTGGTAAACCAGAGATGGTTCTTACACACCAGATATTGGAGTCGAGCTTAAATTCCTATCCACAACCGCACTCTGCCTTCTTGACCAGAGAGCAATTCGATCCTTCATCTGGGTTATCAATGGGAAACGAAGATCAATCGGAGGTCTTAGGCAGTGACCTTTAG
- the LOC18106008 gene encoding uncharacterized protein LOC18106008 isoform X3 gives MIDQFINFVIRPPRADYNPDQYLWEKDFTLAGRAYKRQDLELTNARGHTLRCSHYLPSPLPEDTHLPCVIYCHGNSGCRADANEAAVILLPSNITVFALDFSGSGLSDGDHVSLGWHERDDLKVVVSYLRSNKQISRIGLWGRSMGAVTSLLYGAEDPSIAGMVLDSAFANLFDLMMELVDVYKIRLPKFTVKMAVQYMRRVIQKKAKFDIMDLNCLKAAPKTFIPALFGHASEDKFIQPHHADLIFNSYAGDKNIIKFDGDHNSSRPQFYYDSVSIFFFNILHPPQTSASSNKLERYYDLGDLKVSAGMDESLLYEIITGLRSACTDVASSSSVPLSIPTKKPDSVANENAGPCSDEPSNLQGKPNGQSEDCCSYTSSNRESWGRCSSLGGSDEEYPSECRAVDNSHEMTLKAFATPLRSIQQKSPDPAKEEEKKEKKKKKKALTVPKKLKGDKFEKLEAFSKRLRHCILRRGNHQRHCSS, from the exons ATGATTGATCAGTTCATCAATTTTGTAATTCGCCCTCCCAG GGCGGATTACAACCCAGATCAGTATTTATGGGAGAAGGATTTCACTCTTGCTGGTAGAGCATACAAGAGACAAGACTTGGAG CTTACCAATGCAAGGGGTCATACCTTGCGATGCAGTCATTACTTGCCTTCGCCTTTACCTGAAGATACTCACCTTCCTTGCGTTATATACTGTCATGGAAACAG TGGATGTAGAGCAGATGCAAATGAGGCTGCTGTAATTCTTCTTCCATCAAATATCACTGTTTTTGCTCTTGATTTTTCGGGTTCTGGCTTATCTGATGGTGATCATGTGAGCCTTGGTTGGCATGAG AGAGATGACCTCAAAGTAGTGGTCTCGTATCTAAGAAGCAACAAACAAATATCACGTATAGGCCTCTGGGGACGATCCATGGGTGCAGTCACTAG CCTTCTTTATGGAGCAGAAGATCCATCTATAGCTGGGATGGTTCTGGATAGTGcctttgcaaatttatttgatCTAATGATGGAACTTGTTGATGTGTACAAAATCAGGCTTCCAAAATTTACA GTTAAGATGGCTGTACAGTACATGCGACGAGTGATTCAGAAGAAGGCAAAATTTGATATTATGGATCTTAACTGCCTAAAG GCAGCACCCAAAACATTCATTCCTGCTCTATTTGGGCATGCTAGCGAGGACAAATTCATTCAACCCCACCATGCTGACCTCATCTTTAACTCCTATGCA GgggataaaaacattataaaatttgatgGGGACCACAACTCTTCTCGACCACAGTTTTATTATGATTCggtttccattttctttttcaacatcCTTCACCCTCCTCAAACTTCAGCTTCTTCAAATAAGCTTGAGAGATATTACGATTTGGGTGATTTGAAAGTCAGTGCTGGCATGGATGAG agccTCTTATATGAGATAATCACAGGCCTACGTTCAGCCTGTACCGATGTTGCAAGTTCTTCTTCTGTTCCTCTTAGCATTCCAACCAAGAAACCT GATTCTGTGGCTAACGAAAATGCTGGGCCTTGCAGCGATGAGCCATCAAATTTGCAG GGAAAGCCAAATGGCCAGAGTGAGGACTGTTGCTCATATACAAGCTCTAATAGAGAGAGTTGGGGAAGATGCTCCTCCCTGGGAGGCAGTGATGAAGAATATCCTTCTGAATGCAGAGCTGTGGACAATAGCCATGAG atGACTCTAAAGGCATTTGCAACACCTCTAAGAAGCATACAACAAAAATCTCCAGACCCagcaaaggaggaggagaagaaggagaagaagaagaagaagaaagctctCACAGTGCCGAAGAAGCTCAAGGGTGACAAATTTGAAAAGCTTGAGGCTTTCAGCAAACGTCTACGACATTGCATTCTAAGGAGGGGAAACCACCAAAGGCATTGTTCTTCATGA
- the LOC18106008 gene encoding uncharacterized protein LOC18106008 isoform X1: MIDQFINFVIRPPRADYNPDQYLWEKDFTLAGRAYKRQDLELTNARGHTLRCSHYLPSPLPEDTHLPCVIYCHGNSGCRADANEAAVILLPSNITVFALDFSGSGLSDGDHVSLGWHERDDLKVVVSYLRSNKQISRIGLWGRSMGAVTSLLYGAEDPSIAGMVLDSAFANLFDLMMELVDVYKIRLPKFTVKMAVQYMRRVIQKKAKFDIMDLNCLKAAPKTFIPALFGHASEDKFIQPHHADLIFNSYAGDKNIIKFDGDHNSSRPQFYYDSVSIFFFNILHPPQTSASSNKLERYYDLGDLKVSAGMDESLLYEIITGLRSACTDVASSSSVPLSIPTKKPVSELLYEIAPFANIVDSVANENAGPCSDEPSNLQGKPNGQSEDCCSYTSSNRESWGRCSSLGGSDEEYPSECRAVDNSHEMTLKAFATPLRSIQQKSPDPAKEEEKKEKKKKKKALTVPKKLKGDKFEKLEAFSKRLRHCILRRGNHQRHCSS, from the exons ATGATTGATCAGTTCATCAATTTTGTAATTCGCCCTCCCAG GGCGGATTACAACCCAGATCAGTATTTATGGGAGAAGGATTTCACTCTTGCTGGTAGAGCATACAAGAGACAAGACTTGGAG CTTACCAATGCAAGGGGTCATACCTTGCGATGCAGTCATTACTTGCCTTCGCCTTTACCTGAAGATACTCACCTTCCTTGCGTTATATACTGTCATGGAAACAG TGGATGTAGAGCAGATGCAAATGAGGCTGCTGTAATTCTTCTTCCATCAAATATCACTGTTTTTGCTCTTGATTTTTCGGGTTCTGGCTTATCTGATGGTGATCATGTGAGCCTTGGTTGGCATGAG AGAGATGACCTCAAAGTAGTGGTCTCGTATCTAAGAAGCAACAAACAAATATCACGTATAGGCCTCTGGGGACGATCCATGGGTGCAGTCACTAG CCTTCTTTATGGAGCAGAAGATCCATCTATAGCTGGGATGGTTCTGGATAGTGcctttgcaaatttatttgatCTAATGATGGAACTTGTTGATGTGTACAAAATCAGGCTTCCAAAATTTACA GTTAAGATGGCTGTACAGTACATGCGACGAGTGATTCAGAAGAAGGCAAAATTTGATATTATGGATCTTAACTGCCTAAAG GCAGCACCCAAAACATTCATTCCTGCTCTATTTGGGCATGCTAGCGAGGACAAATTCATTCAACCCCACCATGCTGACCTCATCTTTAACTCCTATGCA GgggataaaaacattataaaatttgatgGGGACCACAACTCTTCTCGACCACAGTTTTATTATGATTCggtttccattttctttttcaacatcCTTCACCCTCCTCAAACTTCAGCTTCTTCAAATAAGCTTGAGAGATATTACGATTTGGGTGATTTGAAAGTCAGTGCTGGCATGGATGAG agccTCTTATATGAGATAATCACAGGCCTACGTTCAGCCTGTACCGATGTTGCAAGTTCTTCTTCTGTTCCTCTTAGCATTCCAACCAAGAAACCTGTGAGCGAACTTCTCTATGAAATTGCACCGTTTGCTAATATAGTG GATTCTGTGGCTAACGAAAATGCTGGGCCTTGCAGCGATGAGCCATCAAATTTGCAG GGAAAGCCAAATGGCCAGAGTGAGGACTGTTGCTCATATACAAGCTCTAATAGAGAGAGTTGGGGAAGATGCTCCTCCCTGGGAGGCAGTGATGAAGAATATCCTTCTGAATGCAGAGCTGTGGACAATAGCCATGAG atGACTCTAAAGGCATTTGCAACACCTCTAAGAAGCATACAACAAAAATCTCCAGACCCagcaaaggaggaggagaagaaggagaagaagaagaagaagaaagctctCACAGTGCCGAAGAAGCTCAAGGGTGACAAATTTGAAAAGCTTGAGGCTTTCAGCAAACGTCTACGACATTGCATTCTAAGGAGGGGAAACCACCAAAGGCATTGTTCTTCATGA